GTCTTTCGCAAACTGCTCTAACCTTGCCATGTGTAACGCTAAATCTAAACCATTTAATATACGGTTATTTTCTTCACGAATACTTTCAACTGTTACTCTCGCTTCACGATACTCTTTACCAAACTTCTGTAATAGTAATTCAATAACAGATACTGGTGTTTTCATTTGATGAATCCATTGGTTCATAAATATCATTTGCTGTTGTTCTTTTGCATGTTGTTTATGAACTTCATTCATATATTGCTGTCTTAATAACGTAAACGATTCAACGATCATCTCTTGCTCTGCCGTATAAGAAGTATCAATAAGTAAGGAGTCATGTAATGTATTTCCGCTAGTAACATACTTTTCGATCCTCTTTAAAAACACACTTCGTTTTCGGTAATCGTAAATGAGGTATACACAGTAAATACAACTGTCCCTAATAAAAGTCCGTATAACCATGTATTCCAATCAATGGATCGCTTTTCTAAAAGACTTTGCAACTGTAAAACGAGCCCAAATAAACAAAGGCTAACAATATAAGAAAGAATTAAAGAAAAGCGGTCCATGAGGTAATTTTTAACCTTCATGCCCTTCTCCCCACTCTGTAAGAAGCGCATAACCGTATCCACGTTTCGTTACAATTGCATTTTTAATGCCTAGCTCCTCTAGTTTCTTCCTTACACGTTTCACATTCACGGTTAATGTATTGTCATCAACGAAAGCTACCTCATCCCAGAGGGCTTCTAACAATTCTTCACGCGTTACATATTGATTTGCTTGTTTCATTAAACACTCTAATAAGTAAAATTCATTTTTTGTCAGTTCTGTTTGTTGTCCTTGCCACTCAACAACGTGCTGAGACGGGAATAACAACAATCCATTTACTCCTAAGCAATCGCTTTCTGCCGCAGAAGCGTACTCACCATACCCACGTCGAAGTGCACTTTTTACCTTAGCCATTACAACGTCTAAATGAAATGGCTTCGTAATGTAATCATCTCCGCCATTTTCAATTGCCATTACTTGATCCATTTCCCCCGTTCTTGCAGAAACAAAAATAATTGGTGCATTCGATACAGTGCGAATTTGACGACACCAATAGAACCCATCAAAATACGGTAAATTAATATCAAGTAACACGAGATGTGGATTTACTTTTACAAACTCATCTTTTATATGTCGTAAATCACTTGCTCTAAATGACTGATAGCCATACCTTTCTAAATGCTCCTCTAATATCCCCGCAATTTTCTCATCATCTTCTACAATTAATATTTTATACATACTCGCTTTCTCCCCATAAAAAATTCTTATAAAACCACTTCTTTTTCTATTATAAATTGAAAATTTAATTAGTGGGGATTTTTTCCTGTATAAATCAGACTTTTACGATATAAAAAAAGACTGCCGTATTTCGGCAGTCTTAGTCGATAAATTCAAATTCATATTCAAGAATTTTTACAATATCTCCGTCTTTTGCACCACGTGCACGAAGCGCTTCATCAATACCCATTCCGCGCATTTGGCGAGCGAAACGACGTACAGATTCATCACGTGAGAAGTCTGTCATCTTGAATGTTTTCTCGATATCGTAACCAGAGATAACAAACGTACCATCACTTTCACGTGTAATATCAAATTTAACACCTTCAGTCTCAAATTTGTACATTACACTTGTGTCAGACTCATCCACAACTTCATGTATTGGGAATTCAGGTGTTGTTTCTATTAAGTTCGCTACTTCAAACAGTAAGTCACGAACACCTTGTTTCGTTACAGCTGAGATTGGGAAGATTTTTACTTCGTCTCCCACTTTCTCTTTAAATGCTTGTAAGTTTTCTTCTGCATCTGGCATATCCATTTTGTTTGCAACAACAACTTGTGGACGCTCCGTTAAGCGAAGATTGTATTCTTTTAATTCATTATTAATTGTTACGTAATCTTCATATGGATCACGGCCTTCTAAACCAGACATATCAATAACATGCACGATTACACGTGTACGCTCAATATGACGTAAGAATTGGTGTCCAAGTCCGACGCCAGCATGTGCGCCTTCAATTAGTCCAGGAAGGTCAGCCATAACGAAGCTGCGGTTATCACCAGTTTCAACAACACCAAGGTTTGGAACGATTGTTGTGAAGTGATACTCTGCAATTTTCGGACGTGCTGATGATACGACAGATAATAATGTAGATTTACCTACACTTGGGAATCCAACAAGTCCAACGTCTGCCAGTACTTTCAGTTCTAGAATGACATCACGCTCTTGACCTGGTTCCCCGTTTTCAGCGATTTCTGGCGCTGGGTTCGTAGCTGTTGCGAAACGTGAGTTACCACGACCACCGCGGCCACCTTTTGCAATTACAGCCGTTTGTCCATGCGTTACTAAA
This genomic window from Bacillus anthracis str. Vollum contains:
- a CDS encoding response regulator transcription factor, which codes for MYKILIVEDDEKIAGILEEHLERYGYQSFRASDLRHIKDEFVKVNPHLVLLDINLPYFDGFYWCRQIRTVSNAPIIFVSARTGEMDQVMAIENGGDDYITKPFHLDVVMAKVKSALRRGYGEYASAAESDCLGVNGLLLFPSQHVVEWQGQQTELTKNEFYLLECLMKQANQYVTREELLEALWDEVAFVDDNTLTVNVKRVRKKLEELGIKNAIVTKRGYGYALLTEWGEGHEG
- the obgE gene encoding GTPase ObgE; this encodes MFIDQVKIYVKGGDGGNGMVAYRREKYVPKGGPAGGDGGKGADVVFIVEEGLRTLMDFRYQRHFKADRGQHGMSKGQHGRKSEDLLVKVPPGTVVKDEKTGQILADLVTHGQTAVIAKGGRGGRGNSRFATATNPAPEIAENGEPGQERDVILELKVLADVGLVGFPSVGKSTLLSVVSSARPKIAEYHFTTIVPNLGVVETGDNRSFVMADLPGLIEGAHAGVGLGHQFLRHIERTRVIVHVIDMSGLEGRDPYEDYVTINNELKEYNLRLTERPQVVVANKMDMPDAEENLQAFKEKVGDEVKIFPISAVTKQGVRDLLFEVANLIETTPEFPIHEVVDESDTSVMYKFETEGVKFDITRESDGTFVISGYDIEKTFKMTDFSRDESVRRFARQMRGMGIDEALRARGAKDGDIVKILEYEFEFID